The Cucumis melo cultivar AY chromosome 6, USDA_Cmelo_AY_1.0, whole genome shotgun sequence genome includes a region encoding these proteins:
- the LOC103493275 gene encoding protein NETWORKED 2B, translating to MLQRAASNAYSWWWASHIRTKQSKWMEQNLLDMEEKVQNVLKLIEEDGDSFARRAEMYYKKRPELINFVEESYRAYRALAERYDHISTELQNANNTIASVFPEQVQFSMDEEDEEAMPKFTKKPPEISKGNIPKVPKAPIDLKTVITTATKKLKSKKNMKLAATAPSVAKSGLNKQEALNEIDKLQKQILTLQTEKEFMKSSYEGTLARYWEIENQIKEMQNRVFNLQDEYGEGMVIEDDEARNLMAKAALKSCQESLAQLQEKQERSVEEARIESTRIREVRERLDTLKGKLQGEELSQDKLLAKNESVKKKQVPDQLNKEVDSIAEEKQRGEELRKQIKEQLEARTCLTMTEMAEKIDELVNKVIGLETALSSQTALVKQLRSETDELQTQIRTLEDDKASIIDGKNNLQQKLKEMEEKLGGIHNLNQKVENEKSNFQSQIIEVHCNLDHLSGKLPTIQQEDEPELNSSISTVHLKQPEELAGVNQGASGAHTKLKQPEEVPDLKQGASETHTKQKQPDKRLKAHEGSDDLKQMGSNEAQQTTDSRQNEEPVTEMKSSELQYPKEEESQSFIGRSEKTNASGKNRNQENSSPTKVDPPSLGISSKKLDVNATSRKLVVADTQDKSESSKGSFKKFDVDTAAKSREEIAQTLSINTGDDPGKNDAYGSARNPVEIVQSSQYSEHGCEGVDENVTTRSHLEFVQIQDTSSQSSKGENYDTDNIVKSEDAILLELLVNNEGNPENNSTDSSDRNPVDVVQTKANSQYSKANVNGTLMSQVDGIQKQTKNPENPLEKLEDVMKEQNKEEKKICVEAIGAEQEQKAGDKVDEPNWQQLFLSGIEDREKVLLTEYTTTLRNFKDAKKKLNEMDEKNRDHHLQTSKQLSELKTSNALKDQEIRSLRHKLNLMQKCFYEGKESMDLSTQLLDLSASDHQKTSSTSEDQNVEPQITTDDSARSETLSRQISYDSGFDISKLLVQQPTTTSEIEERLRMKIDELLEENLDFWLKFSTSFHQIQKFETGIQDLKSEVTKLQEKGKKLDESGSGKYSLKSEARPLYKHLREIQTELTVWSDKSAALKEELQNRFSSLCNIQEEITAGLKASAEDDDFSFTSYQAAKFQGEVLNMKQENNKVADELQAALDHTASLQLEVETYLSKLNDEFRLSGSKKQETPQLRHSESRNRVPLRSFIFGVKPKKQKQSIFSGMAPVMQKKYYALRTGTPM from the exons ATGTTGCAGAGAGCTGCAAGCAATGCTTATTCATGGTGGTGGGCAAGCCACATCAGAACCAAACAATCCAAATGGATGGAGCAAAATCTTCTAG ATATGGAGGAAAAGGTCCAAAATGTGTTGAAGCTGATAGAAGAAGATGGAGATTCATTTGCAAGGAGGGCTGAAATGTATTATAAAAAGAGACCAGAGCTGATAAACTTTGTGGAGGAATCTTATAGAGCTTATAGAGCATTGGCTGAACGCTATGATCACATTTCAACTGAGCTACAGAACGCGAACAACACAATCGCTTCGGTTTTTCCGGAGCAAGTTCAGTTTTCAATGgacgaggaagatgaagaagccATGCCTAAATTCACTAAGAAGCCACCTGAGATCTCCAAAGGAAACATCCCAAAAGTTCCCAAGGCCCCCATTGATTTGAAGACTGTCATAACGACAGCAACAAAGAAGCTGAAGTCCAAAAAGAATATGAAACTAGCAGCCACAGCTCCATCTGTTGCCAAATCTGGTTTGAACAAACAAGAGGCACTTAATGAGATCGACAAGTTACAGAAACAGATTTTGACACTGCAAACTGAAAAGGAGTTCATGAAGAGTTCTTATGAAGGCACTCTTGCAAGGTACTGGGAGATTGAGAATCAGATCAAGGAAATGCAAAACAGAGTTTTCAACTTGCAAGATGAGTATGGTGAGGGAATGGTTATTGAAGATGACGAAGCTCGTAATTTGATGGCCAAAGCGGCTTTAAAATCCTGCCAGGAATCATTGGCTCAGTTGCAGGAGAAACAGGAGAGGTCGGTTGAGGAAGCAAGAATAGAGTCTACAAGGATTAGAGAAGTAAGAGAGAGATTAGATACTCTCAAAGGTAAGCTTCAAGGCGAAGAATTGAGCCAGGATAAGTTGCTTGCAAAGAACGAATCTGTAAAGAAAAAACAAGTACCTGACCAATTGAATAAAGAAGTTGACAGTATAGCAGAAGAGAAACAAAGAGGAGAGGAATTACGCAAACAGATCAAGGAGCAGTTAGAGGCCAGGACATGTCTTACCATGACAGAAATGGCTGAGAAGATTGATGAGCTCGTGAACAAGGTGATCGGCTTAGAGACTGCACTGTCTTCACAGACTGCTCTCGTCAAGCAGCTAAGATCAGAAACTGATGAACTCCAAACACAGATAAGAACCTTGGAGGATGATAAGGCATCAATAATCGATGGAAAGAACAATCTACAACAAAAGCTTAAAGAAATGGAGGAAAAACTGGGTGGGATTCATAATCTAAACCAGAAGGTTGAGAATGAGAAGAGCAATTTCCAATCCCAAATTATCGAGGTACATTGTAATCTAGATCATCTTTCTGGTAAATTGCCTACCATTCAACAAGAAGATGAGCCTGAGCTAAATTCTTCAATAAGCACGGTCCATCTCAAACAGCCAGAGGAACTTGCAGGTGTAAACCAAGGTGCAAGTGGAGCACATACAAAGCTCAAACAACCAGAGGAAGTTCCTGATTTAAAGCAAGGTGCAAGTGAAACACATACCAAGCAAAAACAACCAGACAAAAGGTTGAAAGCTCATGAAGGTTCTGATGATCTAAAGCAAATGGGATCAAATGAAGCACAGCAGACAACTGACTCGAGACAAAATGAAGAACCAGTCACTGAAATGAAATCATCAGAGCTGCAATACCCCAAGGAAGAAGAATCACAGAGTTTCATAGGTCGATCTGAGAAAACCAATGCAAGTGGTAAGAACAGAAATCAAGAGAACAGTAGTCCAACTAAGGTAGATCCTCCAAGTTTGGGAATCAGTTCTAAGAAACTTGATGTTAATGCCACTTCTAGGAAGCTAGTAGTTGCTGATACTCAGGATAAATCAGAGAGTTCAAAAGGTAGTTTCAAGAAATTCGATGTTGATACTGCTGCCAAAAGCAGGGAAGAAATTGCTCAAACCTTGTCAATAAATACTGGAGACGATCCTGGGAAAAATGATGCTTATGGTTCTGCTAGAAATCCTGTAGAGATTGTTCAAAGCTCACAGTACTCAGAGCATGGTTGTGAGGGAGTTGATGAGAATGTCACTACTAGAAGTCATTTAGAATTTGTTCAAATCCAGGATACATCATCACAGAGTTCAAAAGGTGAGAACTATGATACAGACAACATTGTCAAAAGCGAAGATGCGATCCTTCTAGAGTTGTTAGTGAACAATGAAGGCAATCCTGAAAATAATAGCACTGACAGTTCAGATAGAAATCCAGTAGATGTTGTTCAAACCAAGGCTAATTCTCAGTATTCAAAAGCTAATGTTAATGGTACTCTGATGAGTCAAGTTGACGGAATTCAGAAACAGACAAAAAATCCAGAAAATCCTTTAGAGAAACTAGAGGATGTGATGaaagaacaaaacaaagaagagaagaagatttGTGTAGAGGCAATAGGCGCAGAACAAGAACAGAAAGCAGGGGATAAAGTAGATGAGCCAAATTGGCAGCAGTTGTTCTTGAGTGGAATAGAAGACAGGGAAAAGGTCCTCTTGACTGAGTACACTACAACCCTTCGAAATTTCAAGGATGCCAAGAAGAAGCTCAATGAAATGGATGAAAAAaatcgggatcaccaccttcaAACATCAAAGCAGCTAAGTgaattaaaaacttcaaatgcCCTGAAGGATCAAGAAATCAGATCCTTGCGCCATAAATTGAATCTTATGCAGAAATGTTTCTATGAAGGCAAGGAATCAATGGATCTAAGCACACAGTTGTTAGATTTAAGTGCTTCAGACCACCAGAAAACCTCAAGCACATCAGAGGATCAAAATGTCGAACCCCAGATAACAACAGACGATTCAGCTCGGTCTGAAACACTGTCTCGTCAAATCTCCTATGATTCAGGATTTGACATCAGTAAGCTTCTAGTTCAACAACCTACAACTACATCAGAGATCGAAGAAAGACTCCGGATGAAAATTGACGAACTCTTGGAGGAGAACTTAGACTTCTGGTTGAAATTCAGCACTTCTTTCCATCAAATACAGAAATTTGAAACTGGGATACAGGATCTAAAATCAGAAGTAACAAAACttcaagaaaaaggaaagaaactgGATGAGAGCGGCAGTGGAAAGTACTCCTTGAAATCAGAAGCACGACCATTGTACAAACACCTGAGGGAGATACAAACTGAACTTACCGTCTGGTCCGATAAGAGTGCAGCATTGAAAGAGGAGCTGCAGAACAGATTTTCATCACTGTGCAACATCCAAGAAGAAATAACAGCAGGATTGAAGGCGAGTGCTGAGGATGATGATTTCTCATTCACAAGCTATCAAGCTGCAAAGTTTCAAGGAGAGGTTTTGAACATGAAACAAGAAAATAACAAAGTTGCTGATGAATTACAAGCAGCTTTAGATCACACAGCATCTCTTCAACTTGAGGTAGAGACCTACCTGTCAAAGTTGAATGACGAGTTCAGACTTTCTGGGTCAAAGAAACAGGAAACACCACAGCTGAGACACTCAGAGAGCCGAAACAGAGTTCCTCTAAGGTCATTCATATTCGGCGTCAAACCGAAGAAGCAAAAGCAATCGATCTTCTCAGGGATGGCACCTGTAATGCAAAAGAAGTATTATGCTTTGAGAACCGGAACTCCTATGTAA
- the LOC103493274 gene encoding protein ecdysoneless homolog translates to MATGPFSSSSIFNQSTSRLPDDTVFYAIFSDASLSSSNTAEVSSFLQSLHLQIINSISTFTSNYVWQHEPFALSLSSIPKSSCICSTHLPHLHGKLRFGDNLEDEWFTVFLLFHISNCFPSLSIRVWDTDGEFLLIEAAFHIPRWINPENSLNRVFIRNGSLHIVPKLRLPDPNLFDSLKFLVDFDQESRASESVQLAVKKKISDYPGRAERNMYRARVRAPVSVAQVLKHEPCLISLAVEGFYDRDIDTMKFAAKMEKFLGRGRDEELVCVSVKMSKAMYAQLMQQNFQAPKCYPMPSRTNASVHKEAELGMKIACGLEMIYQLRRKEGSEGKNKTWEAFKESLESSGYFQGLLPGSREYGRLMQNAEEYYRNSELFARTSNMMSAPVRRIDEILASPYSLEDFKGLDVPPSDDDSWLYNGDDELNAALLERQKEMEISNSKFNKKQKSNKDQDDPSSSYSMDESDLGDISKSMQKFVKKLSSYQGVEVSDNREPEDVNIDVECFFKEMESVMNHHTSMETTTDAENEDETSSDLDFDESQDDESDDAADTIDVDRENTFMESYSNTLDEELKNSTLKKSFYRASGETSQKDEGTSNATDHMEEDFTPVDVDVNLVKSLLDSFSSQEGLPGPTSNLLGLMGIKLPRDGDKGK, encoded by the exons ATGGCGACCGGccccttttcttcttcctccatcttTAATCAGAGCACCTCCAGACTCCCTGATGACACCGTCTTCTATGCCATATTCTCCGACGCCTCTCTGAGCTCCAGCAACACCGCCGAGGTATCCTCCTTCCTCCAATCCCTTCATCTTCAAATCATCAACTCCATCTCTACATTCACCTCCAACTACGTATGGCAGCACGAACCCTTTGCTCTCTCACTTTCTTCCATCCCCAAATCCTCCTGCATCTGTTCCACCCACCTTCCACACCTTCACGGGAAGCTTCGCTTTGGTGACAACCTTGAAGACGAATGGTTcactgtctttcttcttttccacaTTTCCAACTGTTTTCCTTCGCTGTCAATCCGAGTTTGGGACACGGACGGCGAATTTCTGCTTATTGAGGCAGCTTTCCACATCCCTCGATGGATTAACCCTGAGAATAGTCTCAATCGCGTCTTCATTCGCAATGGTAGCCTCCATATTGTACCAAAACTCCGATTACCTGATCCTAATTTGTTTGATTCGCTCAAGTTCTTGGTGGATTTTGATCAGGAATCCAGGGCGTCTGAGTCGGTTCAGCTAGCTGTGAAGAAAAAGATTTCGGATTATCCCGGTAGAGCAGAGAGGAACATGTACAGAGCTAGGGTTAGGGCTCCTGTATCAGTTGCTCAGGTGTTGAAGCATGAGCCCTGCTTGATTTCGCTGGCGGTTGAGGGGTTTTACGATCGTGACATAGACACCATGAAGTTTGCCGCAAAGATGGAGAAGTTTTTGGGAAGAGGAAGAGATGAAGAATTGGTATGCGTGTCCGTTAAGATGTCGAAGGCAATGTATGCACAGTTGATGCAGCAGAATTTTCAAGCGCCCAAATGTTATCCGATGCCCAGTAGGACCAATGCTTCAGTACACAAGGAAGCTGAATTGGGAATGAAGATAGCATGCGGGTTGGAGATGATATATCAACTAAGAAGGAAAGAGGGGTCTGAAGGGAAAAACAAGACATGGGAGGCGTTTAAGGAGAGTTTAGAAAGTAGCGGATACTTCCAAGGTTTACTTCCGGGTTCAAGGGAGTATGGAAGATTAATGCAGAATGCGGAGGAATATTACAGGAACAGTGAACTCTTTGCAAGAACTAG TAACATGATGAGTGCTCCAGTAAGACGCATTGATGAGATTCTTGCATCTCCCTATTCACTGGAAGATTTCAAGGGTTTAGATGTTCCTCCTTCTGATGATGATTCTTGGCTTTACAATGGGGATGATGAATTGAATGCAGCCCTCTTAGAGAGACAGAAGGAAATGGAAATTTCTAATTCTAAATTTAACAAGAAGCAAAAATCTAACAAGGACCAAGATGATCCGTCATCCAGCTATAGTATGGATGAGTCTGATCTAGGTGATATATCAAAATCCATGCAGAAATTTGTTAAAAAGTTATCAAGCTATCAGGGAGTAGAGGTGTCTGATAACAG GGAGCCAGAAGATGTGAATATCGATGTAGAGTGCTTCTTTAAAGAGATGGAATCAGTGATGAATCACCACACATCCATGGAGACAACTACTGATGCTGAAAATGAGGATGAAACCTCTTCTGATTTGgattttg ATGAATCTCAAGACGATGAAAGCGATGATGCTGCAGATACAATTGACGTAGATAGAGAGAATACGTTCATGGAATCCTATTCAAATACATTGGATGAAGAATTGAAGAATAGTACACTCAAGAAAAGTTTTTATCGTGCTAGTGGAGAAACATCTCAGAAAGATGAg GGAACATCAAATGCTACTGACCATATGGAGGAGGATTTCACTCCTGTTGATGTGGATGTCAACCTTGTAAAGAGCCTTCTCGATTCATTTTCATCACAAGAAGGACTGCCTGGTCCTACATCTAATCTTCTTGGACTTATGGGTATAAAGCTTCCGAGAGATGGTGACAAAGGCAAATAA